In Gopherus flavomarginatus isolate rGopFla2 chromosome 5, rGopFla2.mat.asm, whole genome shotgun sequence, one DNA window encodes the following:
- the PLEK2 gene encoding pleckstrin-2 isoform X1: MFNYCLTSRIREGKVRAGKRRHRGGGRSWRNQSSLKTLRRGTVGNCLYALQHTLNLLYLAARMQDVSGILKEGFLVKRGHIVHNWKARWFVLLQDKLLYYKLDGGRKEPSPKGRIILDGCTITCPCLEYENRPLVIKLKTKTNTEYFLESCSREERDSWALDITGAIHAGHPVQVQQLHRMKNSFKLPSNISLNHIVDKMHDNSNGIKLTPNMEQGNTYKESFTGSALVDWLISSNFVASRYEAMTLASMLMEENFTKAVGARSTEAMRNGDLAEQFLDDSTALYTFAESYKRKLSSREELHPHILELSGTIVKQGYLVKQGHKRKNWKVRRFVLRADPAFLHYYDPTKEENKPVGGFSLRGCLVSALEDNGVPTGVKGNVQGNLFKIITKNDIHYYIQASSKAERAQWIEAIKRLT, encoded by the exons ATGTTTAACTACTGTCTCACAAGCAGGATAAGGGAAGGGAAAGTCAGGGCAGGAAAGAGACgtcacagaggaggaggaaggtccTGGAGAAATCAGTCCTCTTTAAAAACCTTGCGCAGAGGGACAGTTGGCAACTGCTTATACGCTTTGCAGCACACACTCAACCTTCTTTACTTGGCAGCCAGGATGCAGGATGTGAGTGGAATATTGAAGGAGGGATTCCTCGTTAAAAGG GGACATATTGTCCATAATTGGAAAGCAAGATGGTTTGTTCTGCTGCAGGACAAGCTGCTGTATTATAAACTTGATGGAGGCAGGAAGGAGCCTTCTCCTAAGGGCAGGATCATTTTGGATGGTTGCACTATCACTTGCCCATGCCTGGAGTATGAGAACAGACCG CTGGTCATTAAGCTGAAGACAAAAACCAACACAGAATATTTCCTTGAATCTTGCTCCAGAGAAGAGCGGGATTCTTGGGCTTTGGACATTACTGGAGCCATTCATGCTGGCCACCCAGTGCAGGTTCAGCAGCTTCACAGAATGAAAAATTCCTTCAAACTTCCCTCAAACATCAGCCTCAA CCACATAGTGGACAAAATGCATGATAACAGTAATGGAATTAAACTGACCCCCAACATGGAACAAGGCAACACATACAAAGAAAGCTTTACGG GTTCTGCACTGGTGGACTGGTTGATCTCCAGTAATTTTGTTGCCTCTCGATATGAAGCTATGACATTGGCCTCCATGCTGATGGAAGAAAACTTCACCAAGGCTGTTGGAGCCCGGAGCACTGAAGCCATGCGCAATGGTGATCTGGCTGAGCAGTTCCTAGATGACTCCACAGCATTGTACACATTT gcTGAAAGCTATAAGAGGAAACTCAGCTCTAGGGAAGAACTGCACCCCCATATCCTTGAATTAAGTGGAACAATTGTAAAACAAGGATATTTAGTAAAACAG ggACACAAGAGGAAAAACTGGAAGGTGAGACGTTTTGTTCTGAGGGCTGACCCTGCTTTCCTGCACTACTACGACCCAACAAAG GAAGAAAACAAACCAGTGGGTGGGTTTTCTCTCCGTGGCTGCCTTGTCTCAGCTCTGGAGGATAATGGAGTCCCAACTG GAGTGAAGGGGAATGTGCAGGGCAACCTCTTCAAAATCATCACTAAAAATGACATTCATTACTACATCCAGgccagctccaaggcagagcgAGCACAGTGGATTGAGGCCATCAAGCGGCTGACATGA
- the PLEK2 gene encoding pleckstrin-2 isoform X2, giving the protein MFNYCLTSRIREGKVRAGKRRHRGGGRSWRNQSSLKTLRRGTVGNCLYALQHTLNLLYLAARMQDVSGILKEGFLVKRGHIVHNWKARWFVLLQDKLLYYKLDGGRKEPSPKGRIILDGCTITCPCLEYENRPLVIKLKTKTNTEYFLESCSREERDSWALDITGAIHAGHPVQVQQLHRMKNSFKLPSNISLNHIVDKMHDNSNGIKLTPNMEQGNTYKESFTGSALVDWLISSNFVASRYEAMTLASMLMEENFTKAVGARSTEAMRNGDLAEQFLDDSTALYTFAESYKRKLSSREELHPHILELSGTIVKQGYLVKQGHKRKNWKVRRFVLRADPAFLHYYDPTKE; this is encoded by the exons ATGTTTAACTACTGTCTCACAAGCAGGATAAGGGAAGGGAAAGTCAGGGCAGGAAAGAGACgtcacagaggaggaggaaggtccTGGAGAAATCAGTCCTCTTTAAAAACCTTGCGCAGAGGGACAGTTGGCAACTGCTTATACGCTTTGCAGCACACACTCAACCTTCTTTACTTGGCAGCCAGGATGCAGGATGTGAGTGGAATATTGAAGGAGGGATTCCTCGTTAAAAGG GGACATATTGTCCATAATTGGAAAGCAAGATGGTTTGTTCTGCTGCAGGACAAGCTGCTGTATTATAAACTTGATGGAGGCAGGAAGGAGCCTTCTCCTAAGGGCAGGATCATTTTGGATGGTTGCACTATCACTTGCCCATGCCTGGAGTATGAGAACAGACCG CTGGTCATTAAGCTGAAGACAAAAACCAACACAGAATATTTCCTTGAATCTTGCTCCAGAGAAGAGCGGGATTCTTGGGCTTTGGACATTACTGGAGCCATTCATGCTGGCCACCCAGTGCAGGTTCAGCAGCTTCACAGAATGAAAAATTCCTTCAAACTTCCCTCAAACATCAGCCTCAA CCACATAGTGGACAAAATGCATGATAACAGTAATGGAATTAAACTGACCCCCAACATGGAACAAGGCAACACATACAAAGAAAGCTTTACGG GTTCTGCACTGGTGGACTGGTTGATCTCCAGTAATTTTGTTGCCTCTCGATATGAAGCTATGACATTGGCCTCCATGCTGATGGAAGAAAACTTCACCAAGGCTGTTGGAGCCCGGAGCACTGAAGCCATGCGCAATGGTGATCTGGCTGAGCAGTTCCTAGATGACTCCACAGCATTGTACACATTT gcTGAAAGCTATAAGAGGAAACTCAGCTCTAGGGAAGAACTGCACCCCCATATCCTTGAATTAAGTGGAACAATTGTAAAACAAGGATATTTAGTAAAACAG ggACACAAGAGGAAAAACTGGAAGGTGAGACGTTTTGTTCTGAGGGCTGACCCTGCTTTCCTGCACTACTACGACCCAACAAAG GAGTGA